In Phocoena phocoena chromosome 19, mPhoPho1.1, whole genome shotgun sequence, a genomic segment contains:
- the CNP gene encoding 2',3'-cyclic-nucleotide 3'-phosphodiesterase has protein sequence MNRGFSRKSQTFLPKIFFRKMSSSGAKDKPELQFPFLQDEETVAALQECKTLFILRGLPGSGKSTLARVIVDRYRDGTKMVSADTYKINPGARGAFSKEYKQLDEDLAAYCRRDVRVLVLDDTNHERERLEQLFEMADQYQYQVVLVEPKTAWRLDCAQLKEKNQWQLSADDLKKLKPGLEKDFLPLYFGWFLTKKSSEGLRKAGQAFLEELGNHKAFKKELRHFVSGDEPREKIELVTYFGKRPPGVLHCTTKFCDYGKAAGADEYAQQDVVKKSYCKAFTLTISALFVTPKTTGARVELSEQELALWPNDVDKLSPSDSLSRGSRAHITLGCAGDVEAVQTGIDLLEIVKQEKGGNRGEEVGELSRGKLYSLGSGRWMLNLAKKMEVRAIFTGYYGKGKAVPTRGGRKGGAFQSCTII, from the exons ATG AATAGAGGCTTCTCCCGAAAGAGCCAAACGTTCCTGCCCAAGATCTTCTTCCGCAAAATGTCATCCTCAGGAGCCAAggacaagccagagctgcagttTCCCTTCCTGCAGGACGAGGAGACGGTGGCCGCACTGCAGGAATGCAAAACGCTCTTCATTCTGCGCGGCCTGCCCGGGAGCGGCAAGTCCACGCTGGCCCGGGTCATCGTGGACAGGTACCGGGATGGCACCAAGATGGTGTCCGCCGACACCTACAAGATCAACCCCGGTGCCCGGGGGGCCTTCTCCAAGGAGTACAAGCAGCTGGATGAGGACCTGGCTGCTTACTGCCGCCGGGACGTCCGGGTCCTCGTGCTGGATGACACCAACCACGAGCGGGAGCGGCTGGAACAACTCTTTGAGATGGCCGACCAGTACCAGTACCAGGTGGTGCTGGTGGAGCCCAAGACCGCGTGGCGGCTGGACTGTGCCCAGCTCAAGGAGAAGAACCAGTGGCAGCTGTCAGCCGACGATCTGAAGAAGCTGAAGCCTGGTTTGGAGAAGGACTTCCTGCCGCTCTACTTCGGCTGGTTCCTGACCAAGAAGAGTTCCGAGGGCCTCCGCAAAGCCGGCCAGGCCTTCCTCGAGGAGCTGGGCAACCACAAGGCCTTCAAGAAGGAGCTGCGACACT TTGTCTCTGGGGATGAGCCCAGGGAGAAGATTGAACTGGTCACCTACTTTGGGAAGAGACCCCCGGGCGTACTGCACTGCACAACCAAGTTCTGTGACTATGGGAAGGCCGCCGGGGCAGACGAGTACGCCCAGCAGGAT GTGGTGAAGAAATCCTACTGCAAGGCCTTCACGCTGACCATCTCTGCCCTCTTTGTGACACCCAAGACGACGGGAGCCCGGGTAGAGCTGAGTGAGCAGGAGCTGGCCTTGTGGCCGAACGACGTGGACAAGCTGTCCCCCTCTGACAGCCTGTCACGGGGCAGCCGCGCGCACATCACCCTGGGCTGCGCGGGTGATGTGGAAGCCGTGCAGACGGGTATTGACCTGCTAGAGATTGTGAAGCAGGAGAAGGGGGGTAACCGCGGCGAGGAGGTGGGTGAGCTTAGCCGGGGCAAGCTCTACTCCTTGGGCAGTGGGCGCTGGATGCTGAACCTGGCCAAGAAGATGGAGGTCAGGGCCATCTTCACGGGGTACTACGGGAAGGGCAAGGCCGTGCCCACACGGGGCGGCCGCAAGGGTGGCGCCTTTCAGTCCTGCACCATCATCTGA